Proteins encoded together in one Candidatus Babeliales bacterium window:
- a CDS encoding DUF4804 domain-containing protein produces the protein MRKSFLYMGFLGIVMAMTVTVPTFAARAPRAKAPQVQAPLTGTLEQMIATLNRVGLRATDTWIEQQLPTLAQKIRSEAIAKKLKRDAVETLIIRVTSTPPVGPFAAQLRALVFAPVRAGAAPARVVVKPAARMPVVAPKATPVAKAAPIMPARGPAASARFVPRPSARPVVAPVAAPAPVRRPAPAMRPAAPARVVAKPAARIPVVVPKAAPAPVRVVARPALKTPAPQVKVASPRRSTAQEKVAEQQRMQAAQSQVRRQEAERVEERRQEQIRLEAEQKKEKERKQTVELKKTQQEKLAEKARQEAERKKEEDKAKQAALEAGRIGKEKRQKTVKSALAPRKNAADLQQAMKESGLTFEDLVERSNNFYRRFAAAPNLANRIATIAGDDDNKKEHILEQAHDVRLLVHDRVMKLISDFLVYSLKYGTSVEKAVYAGIDLPKFINRLISNRPVVFFDPLDTYLLRDGKTHGAGRGNFERIGGFNEASPLLLKDYLSYDELQIAALLGMSAPTYFINNGTRENQGIKGASNSYVPEGVYTGLVGTQFEKQGLMEWKHMIVTEEQNTPDHGYGSPVDSQFIRDPKLDIWAKFYNIPYFYTFKQAEADTTGRFLSVEVRSVDEEDTQVWVKGYLDKEVYKERIKMVVLPFLDDADGRGEELGKKVYAQVIGLGTGTWAVDRVEQEKMILEVYAELLGQYRFPWIDTINFSWFEESVGKFAIDSKLFKKGSNAIGSNTINIVFSERNPADALVGADATKLLVAMYARNGGGAYPGNEYWQGVKNYSSDSAAICSSTLSEVLNPEINKENLNFKNVQSTSEKKPLAQQQAQRRAAEAKKLQKQLEKKQQAKQASQAATTPAKQVEQEEEKEQAAAAQEKPQESVKIQPKPEIKSAAKSGVTFETLVERSAKFGIRGNVRLFKTEDNRIVVIAGQDKAKQERIAEHANTVRLVMHKKILALIDAFLTFKRGPKGSKKEHAVYAGMTTNQFIDRLITNRPLAFLTENDTYLLRDGVTKGQGGEINGEFEQIGTENEKAPLVLKEYLSYDEMQIAALLGVSVPTYFINDGGRYNRGIKEKNEDRYEQEGIYTGLVGARFEKPGLMEWRHMMITADQNTAENGYGAPKVRKKEDPQLTMWAQFYEVDYFYTHDEAKVDTTGRFVLIEKVDIFGGLHAQATVIGYLDTYVYKKRMQAVLLPFLIDANERGKKEGKLVQAEVVGLGLGVWAASKNDKTEQTYAMLRAYAEILQKYDLPNIDGINFDHFVPQALWYANKQNLFTNQRITVTFENRNPAGKLDGKKLLVAMYAWDGGSYPGNEYWLGQLAASGDPAAICCSTLGELQNPEINTENVSSKNMLIAE, from the coding sequence ATGAGAAAAAGTTTCTTATATATGGGTTTTCTGGGTATCGTTATGGCCATGACTGTGACCGTGCCCACATTTGCGGCACGAGCGCCTCGCGCAAAAGCGCCTCAAGTGCAGGCCCCTCTGACCGGTACGCTAGAGCAAATGATTGCTACGTTAAATAGAGTTGGTTTACGGGCTACAGATACGTGGATAGAGCAACAACTGCCTACCCTTGCTCAAAAAATTCGCTCAGAAGCAATAGCTAAAAAATTAAAACGAGATGCAGTAGAGACGTTAATAATCCGTGTGACCAGCACGCCTCCGGTAGGTCCATTCGCTGCTCAATTGCGGGCATTGGTGTTTGCACCAGTCAGAGCAGGTGCAGCACCTGCAAGAGTTGTTGTAAAGCCGGCTGCTCGCATGCCAGTAGTTGCGCCTAAGGCAACACCAGTTGCAAAAGCAGCTCCTATTATGCCAGCAAGGGGTCCGGCAGCATCAGCACGATTCGTTCCAAGGCCAAGCGCAAGACCAGTGGTTGCGCCTGTGGCGGCACCGGCACCAGTACGGCGACCCGCGCCAGCGATGCGTCCAGCAGCACCCGCAAGAGTTGTTGCAAAGCCGGCTGCTCGCATACCAGTAGTTGTGCCTAAGGCAGCACCAGCACCCGTTAGAGTGGTTGCCCGGCCAGCCCTGAAGACACCAGCTCCGCAGGTAAAAGTGGCTTCTCCCAGACGTTCGACCGCACAAGAAAAAGTAGCAGAGCAACAACGAATGCAAGCGGCGCAATCGCAAGTTCGTCGGCAAGAAGCAGAAAGAGTAGAGGAGCGACGACAAGAGCAAATACGATTAGAGGCAGAACAAAAAAAAGAAAAAGAGCGAAAGCAGACAGTAGAATTAAAAAAGACACAGCAAGAAAAATTGGCTGAGAAAGCAAGGCAAGAAGCAGAAAGGAAAAAAGAGGAAGACAAAGCTAAACAGGCTGCGTTAGAGGCAGGGCGAATAGGAAAAGAGAAACGGCAAAAAACAGTTAAATCTGCTCTAGCACCACGTAAGAATGCGGCGGATTTGCAACAGGCGATGAAAGAATCAGGATTGACGTTTGAAGATCTAGTGGAGCGATCCAATAACTTTTACCGACGGTTTGCAGCAGCACCTAATCTTGCCAATAGAATTGCTACAATAGCTGGAGATGATGATAATAAAAAGGAGCATATTCTTGAACAGGCTCATGATGTGCGTTTGTTAGTACATGACAGGGTAATGAAATTGATAAGCGATTTTTTAGTTTATAGCCTTAAATATGGTACTTCAGTGGAAAAAGCGGTTTATGCTGGAATTGATTTACCTAAATTTATTAATCGTCTGATCTCTAATCGTCCGGTAGTTTTTTTTGATCCGCTTGATACATACCTATTACGAGATGGAAAAACACACGGTGCAGGTAGAGGAAATTTTGAGCGGATTGGCGGGTTTAATGAAGCCTCACCTCTTTTATTAAAAGATTATCTTTCATATGATGAATTACAGATTGCAGCATTGTTGGGCATGTCAGCACCTACCTATTTTATCAATAACGGCACGCGCGAAAATCAAGGAATAAAAGGCGCTAGTAATTCTTATGTTCCAGAGGGAGTATACACAGGACTTGTCGGCACACAATTTGAAAAGCAAGGATTGATGGAATGGAAGCATATGATAGTGACTGAAGAACAAAATACGCCCGATCATGGGTATGGTAGTCCAGTCGACAGTCAGTTTATTCGTGACCCCAAGCTGGATATATGGGCGAAGTTTTATAACATTCCTTATTTTTATACATTTAAGCAGGCAGAAGCCGATACAACGGGTCGATTCTTATCTGTAGAAGTGCGTTCAGTTGATGAAGAAGATACACAGGTTTGGGTAAAGGGATATTTAGATAAAGAGGTCTATAAAGAACGAATAAAAATGGTTGTATTACCGTTTCTTGATGATGCAGATGGACGTGGTGAAGAGCTTGGTAAAAAAGTATATGCGCAGGTTATTGGCTTGGGAACTGGCACTTGGGCGGTCGATCGTGTTGAGCAAGAGAAAATGATACTGGAGGTGTATGCAGAATTGCTGGGGCAATATCGATTCCCCTGGATTGACACCATTAATTTTAGTTGGTTTGAGGAATCAGTTGGAAAATTTGCTATTGATTCAAAACTATTTAAAAAAGGATCTAATGCAATTGGGTCCAATACAATAAACATTGTATTTTCAGAACGTAATCCGGCAGATGCGTTGGTTGGCGCAGATGCAACTAAATTGCTTGTTGCAATGTATGCGCGTAATGGTGGAGGTGCATATCCCGGTAATGAGTATTGGCAAGGAGTAAAGAATTATTCATCAGATTCAGCAGCGATTTGTAGTTCAACCTTGTCAGAAGTATTAAACCCTGAAATTAATAAAGAAAATCTGAACTTCAAGAATGTACAGAGCACATCTGAAAAGAAACCGTTAGCGCAACAGCAGGCACAACGGCGAGCGGCGGAAGCAAAGAAGCTGCAGAAACAACTAGAAAAAAAACAACAAGCAAAACAAGCCTCACAAGCCGCTACTACACCAGCAAAGCAAGTGGAACAGGAAGAAGAAAAAGAGCAAGCGGCTGCTGCGCAAGAGAAACCGCAAGAATCAGTGAAGATCCAACCGAAACCAGAAATAAAGTCTGCTGCAAAATCAGGGGTAACATTTGAGACATTGGTGGAGCGGTCAGCGAAGTTTGGCATAAGGGGAAATGTTAGACTATTTAAGACAGAAGATAATAGAATTGTTGTTATAGCTGGCCAGGATAAAGCTAAGCAGGAGCGGATTGCGGAGCATGCTAACACTGTGCGTCTGGTTATGCATAAAAAGATATTAGCATTAATTGACGCGTTTCTTACTTTTAAAAGAGGCCCGAAAGGTAGTAAAAAAGAACATGCGGTATACGCTGGCATGACGACAAATCAATTTATTGATCGTTTGATTACCAACCGTCCACTAGCCTTTTTAACAGAGAACGATACATATTTGTTACGGGATGGCGTAACGAAAGGTCAAGGAGGTGAGATAAATGGTGAATTTGAACAAATTGGCACAGAAAATGAAAAAGCTCCTTTGGTTTTAAAAGAGTATCTATCATATGACGAAATGCAGATTGCAGCATTATTGGGCGTTTCAGTGCCAACCTACTTTATTAACGATGGAGGTCGATACAACAGAGGAATAAAAGAAAAGAACGAAGATCGTTATGAACAGGAAGGCATTTATACTGGCCTTGTCGGAGCTCGTTTTGAAAAACCAGGGCTTATGGAATGGCGGCATATGATGATTACAGCTGATCAAAATACAGCTGAAAATGGGTATGGTGCTCCGAAAGTGCGCAAAAAAGAAGACCCTCAGCTTACGATGTGGGCTCAATTTTATGAAGTGGACTATTTTTATACCCATGATGAAGCAAAAGTTGATACAACTGGTAGGTTTGTACTGATCGAAAAGGTCGATATTTTTGGAGGATTACATGCGCAAGCAACAGTTATTGGATATTTAGATACCTACGTATACAAGAAGCGAATGCAGGCAGTTTTGTTGCCATTTTTAATTGATGCAAATGAGCGCGGTAAAAAAGAAGGAAAATTGGTACAAGCGGAAGTCGTTGGTTTAGGACTTGGCGTTTGGGCGGCGTCAAAGAATGATAAAACTGAGCAGACGTATGCAATGTTGCGTGCATATGCAGAAATCTTACAAAAGTACGATTTGCCCAATATTGATGGTATTAATTTTGACCATTTTGTTCCACAAGCTCTTTGGTATGCAAATAAGCAGAATTTATTTACCAACCAACGCATAACGGTAACCTTTGAGAATAGAAATCCGGCAGGAAAGTTAGATGGCAAGAAACTGCTTGTTGCAATGTATGCATGGGATGGCGGTTCGTATCCAGGGAATGAATACTGGCTTGGGCAGTTGGCTGCTTCTGGTGATCCTGCGGCGATATGTTGTTCAACATTGGGAGAGTTGCAAAATCCAGAGATTAATACGGAAAATGTTTCATCGAAGAATATGTTGATTGCGGAATAA
- a CDS encoding RNA methyltransferase yields MNIKTITSTQNVEIKSVAALQDKKERSKLGMFVAEGVRTCTTLIKSSAKLVQMYTTQAMLDTALSLTHAKFITIVDQVVMEKISGTKTASGLVAVFKIPKHPAAEELSSGMVLANITDPGNMGTLIRTASALSTTSIVVVEGTDPWSPKVIQASAGTIGTVKIFQWDWMELIEKKGDIPLCALVVSGGRPPHKLHDVESLLVIGNEAHGIPQEWIDSCEQQITLPMPGNTESLNAAVAGSIALYLSKIK; encoded by the coding sequence ATGAATATAAAAACAATCACCTCTACGCAAAATGTCGAAATTAAATCAGTTGCAGCATTACAAGACAAAAAAGAACGCTCAAAGCTGGGAATGTTTGTTGCTGAAGGCGTACGCACCTGCACCACGCTAATTAAAAGCTCTGCAAAGCTCGTGCAAATGTATACAACACAAGCAATGCTTGATACCGCACTTTCATTAACCCATGCAAAATTTATCACTATCGTTGATCAAGTGGTGATGGAAAAAATCAGCGGCACAAAAACTGCAAGCGGCCTTGTCGCTGTTTTTAAAATACCAAAACATCCAGCCGCTGAAGAACTTTCCAGCGGAATGGTACTTGCAAACATCACCGATCCAGGCAACATGGGTACCCTTATCAGAACCGCATCAGCACTCAGCACAACTTCAATTGTAGTTGTCGAAGGCACCGATCCATGGAGTCCAAAAGTAATCCAAGCATCCGCGGGAACTATTGGCACGGTCAAGATTTTCCAATGGGATTGGATGGAACTCATTGAGAAAAAAGGGGATATACCACTGTGCGCATTGGTAGTCAGCGGCGGACGCCCACCACACAAATTGCATGACGTTGAATCCTTACTCGTTATTGGCAACGAAGCTCATGGTATTCCACAAGAATGGATTGATTCATGCGAACAACAGATTACACTCCCTATGCCAGGTAATACAGAAAGCTTGAATGCGGCTGTTGCAGGATCAATTGCATTATATTTGAGCAAAATCAAATAA
- a CDS encoding SPFH domain-containing protein, with product MDLILVAGVSLVSCILTLIFLAARYRRCPSNQILAVYGKVAKGQSVKCYHGGGTFVWPLIQDYAYLDLTPITIHINLKSALSLHNIRVNLPSTFTIAIGTTEELMSNAAIRLLDLNKREIELMASEIIFGQLRLTVASLTIEQINLDRESFLESIRDHIDTELKKIGLILINVNITDIHDESGYIDSIGKKAASAALNQAKIDVAEAEKRGEIGKALAEKERRISVAAYHAQAIEGENLAKAHVATYNADLAEKQALADQRSEVAEQQAAATIQEAKAIAELKRLETEQIVVREIEKRKIEIDAQAAAEKQKTEAAGHAESILLIKTAEAEGTQRVLSAKAHGYQELIKSCGNNSKDAATMLLVEKLEELVKLQTEAIRNIKIDKITVWDSGNAKDGSSTANFMKNMVKSLPSLHDVANMAGMELPEYLGKLTEDKKIHIDSSETSYNKENK from the coding sequence ATGGACCTCATACTAGTTGCAGGCGTCTCGCTCGTTAGCTGCATACTTACCCTCATATTTCTTGCCGCTCGATATCGCCGCTGCCCATCCAACCAGATTTTAGCCGTCTATGGTAAGGTTGCAAAAGGCCAATCAGTCAAATGTTATCATGGTGGTGGTACATTCGTCTGGCCACTCATTCAAGATTATGCATATCTAGATTTAACTCCTATTACCATCCATATCAATTTAAAAAGTGCATTATCGCTTCATAACATCAGGGTTAACCTCCCTTCAACGTTTACCATCGCTATTGGTACTACAGAAGAATTAATGAGCAATGCTGCTATTCGTCTTCTTGATCTTAATAAACGAGAAATCGAACTCATGGCTTCAGAAATTATTTTTGGCCAGCTCCGATTAACCGTTGCATCTCTCACCATTGAACAGATCAATCTCGATCGTGAAAGCTTTTTAGAGTCTATTCGTGATCATATTGATACAGAGCTTAAAAAAATCGGTCTTATTCTTATCAACGTTAACATCACCGATATTCATGATGAATCGGGATACATTGATAGTATTGGTAAAAAAGCTGCCTCTGCCGCACTGAACCAAGCAAAAATCGATGTCGCTGAAGCTGAAAAACGGGGCGAAATCGGTAAAGCGCTTGCGGAAAAGGAACGTCGCATCAGCGTTGCTGCCTATCATGCCCAAGCAATTGAAGGTGAAAATCTAGCAAAAGCACACGTGGCAACATATAATGCTGACCTTGCAGAAAAACAGGCCCTTGCTGACCAACGCAGTGAGGTTGCCGAACAACAAGCAGCTGCAACCATTCAAGAGGCAAAAGCAATCGCTGAACTCAAACGACTTGAAACTGAACAAATTGTTGTTCGAGAAATCGAAAAGCGCAAAATTGAAATTGATGCACAAGCTGCTGCAGAAAAACAAAAAACAGAGGCCGCGGGACACGCTGAATCTATATTACTCATCAAAACGGCTGAAGCAGAAGGCACCCAAAGAGTGTTATCCGCAAAAGCGCACGGGTATCAAGAGCTCATCAAGTCGTGCGGAAACAACAGCAAAGATGCTGCCACCATGCTTCTTGTCGAAAAACTTGAAGAATTGGTTAAACTTCAAACGGAAGCAATCCGCAATATCAAGATCGATAAAATCACGGTATGGGATAGCGGTAATGCAAAAGATGGTAGCTCAACTGCAAATTTCATGAAAAATATGGTAAAATCTCTCCCATCACTGCATGATGTTGCCAACATGGCAGGCATGGAGCTTCCTGAATACCTTGGAAAACTGACCGAAGATAAAAAAATTCACATTGATTCCTCAGAAACTTCTTACAATAAAGAAAATAAATGA